One Dictyostelium discoideum AX4 chromosome 3 chromosome, whole genome shotgun sequence genomic region harbors:
- the TFIIIA gene encoding C2H2-type zinc finger-containing protein encodes MVIALRKRTRDEENLQITKDSDNFNKKKKEDLIESENGDSEIGEEDEDYSDEEDNLTNDEEEEEDDEDEDEEQGNNDDDEEINKELDEYSGDDLETKNLKEILKKRKLKGEPRKPISVFDLTCSYCGKVFPRASKLEYHIRTHTGEKPYHCKFEGCGKSFSRSHHLSYHEKTHSPPQEKIPCPIVGCTNTFVFKHHLQTHIKSKHDTEKPYKCNHDPTNCQLSFSKHNQLKRHLATAHLNQLPYECKDCGMRFEYPSYLKKHAARKHDGVATNICMFPGCKEKFVTLLELQKHRKTSHTITYNCDQCSSVFKSSSKLSEHKKVHIDIEKRKAFHCTHEGCDKVYLTKSGLDSHIKSIHLKQSFTCELPKLNIIIEPEPSKIKIGTRKKIKKSKSSTTANKDNTNQQQEIDNKNNTTATTADISDTTSGMATITTTTTTTTTTTTTTTTTTTTTTTTTNNIEPLNMESSSSSPKNDSVELNEKDENKENKQNQENQANENNKENDHEICGQTFTTKKSLFRHIELVHKKNNNTKVLPSKATRTIANEEKLKNNREKQNLKNLLGKKQSFRPDDSIFD; translated from the coding sequence atggtaataGCCCTTAGGAAAAGAACAAGAGACGAagaaaatttacaaataacTAAAGATagtgataattttaataaaaaaaaaaaagaggatttaattgaatctgaAAATGGAGACTCTGAAATTGGAGAAGAGGATGAAGATTATAGTGATGAAGAGgataatttaacaaatgacgaagaagaagaagaagatgatgaagatgaagatgaagaacaaggaaataatgatgatgatgaagaaataaataaagaattagaTGAATATTCAGGTGATGATTTGGaaactaaaaatttaaaagaaattttaaagaaaagaaaattaaaggGAGAACCAAGAAAACCAATATCAGTATTTGATTTAACATGTTCATATTGTGGTAAAGTATTTCCAAGAGCATCAAAATTGGAATATCATATAAGGACACATACAGGTGAAAAACCATATCATTGTAAATTTGAAGGATGTGGTAAATCATTCTCAAGATCTCATCATTTGTCATACCATGAAAAGACACATTCTCCACCACAAGAAAAGATACCATGTCCAATAGTAGGATGTACAAATACATTCGTTTTTAAACATCATCTTCAAACtcatataaaatcaaaacatGATACTGAAAAACCATATAAATGTAACCACGATCCAACCAATTGTCAATTATCATTCAGTAAACATAACCAATTAAAACGTCATTTAGCAACCGctcatttaaatcaattacctTATGAATGTAAAGATTGTGGTATGAGATTCGAATATCCAAGCTATTTGAAAAAACATGCTGCCCGTAAACATGATGGTGTCGCAACCAATATTTGTATGTTTCCAGGTTGTAAAGAAAAGTTTGTCACATTATTGGAATTACAAAAACATCGTAAAACAAGTCATACAATAACATACAATTGTGATCAATGTTCATCAGTTTTTAAATCCTCTTCAAAATTATCTGAACATAAAAAAGTCCATATCGATATTGAAAAACGTAAAGCTTTTCATTGTACACACGAAGGTTGTGATAAAGTTTATCTTACAAAATCTGGTTTAGATTCtcatataaaatcaattcatCTTAAACAATCATTCACTTGTGaattaccaaaattaaatattattattgaaccTGAAccatctaaaattaaaattggaactagaaaaaagattaaaaaatcgaaatcatcaacaacagcaaataaagataatacaaatcaacaacaagaaattgataataaaaataatacaactgCAACAACTGCAGATATTTCTGATACTACCTCGGGTATGGCCACAataacaaccacaacaacaacaacaacaacaacaacaacaacaacaacaacaacaacaacaacaacaacaacaacaacaaataatatagaACCATTAAATATGGAATCAAGTTCTTCATCACCTAAAAATGATAGTgttgaattaaatgaaaaagatgaaaataaagaaaataaacaaaaccaAGAAAATCAagcaaatgaaaataataaagaaaatgatcATGAAATTTGTGGTCAAACGTTTACAACCAAAAAGAGTTTATTCAGACATATTGAATTggttcataaaaaaaataataatacaaaagtTTTACCATCAAAAGCAACAAGAACCATTGCAAACGAagagaaattgaaaaataatagagaaaaacaaaatcttaaaaatttacTTGGTAAAAAACAATCTTTTAGACCTGATGATTCAATATTtgattaa